The following proteins are encoded in a genomic region of Candidatus Manganitrophaceae bacterium:
- the hisZ gene encoding ATP phosphoribosyltransferase regulatory subunit: MKLSGKPKTLIPKGVATFLPEGAARRRAIERVILDLFSQWGYQEVITPLFEYLDVFSLGVGENILDRAYKFVDRATGRIMVLRPDVTPQIARIAATLLGDQPRPLRLCYSANVFRHEEEHAGREREIFQVGGELIGISDVEADAEIISLAIEILKKVGLKSFKVSLGQMAYTRGILQSFRSSPAFFQEVLHSVGKKEVSQLEALLRKGKVGLKKRLQIIALLDLFGGEEVFKKASLLTDYPPCRIALKRLKAVYKILKSAGYQDDLLIDLGEVRGFGYYTGTIFEIFSDGVGSELGGGGRYDQLLEKFGAPTPSTGFALHIERIQKALEFTAGRDRDYSSADFLLLHSPAGAEGASALSRQLRQHGFRVVCKTRLKEGQGWTVEKLASFVSDARRQQIKKILVLENGSARGRIRSVDVRSGVEQKVNLKEVMAQGPPRRV; encoded by the coding sequence ATGAAACTTTCAGGAAAACCAAAGACTCTGATCCCGAAAGGGGTTGCGACCTTTCTGCCCGAGGGTGCCGCGAGGCGGCGGGCGATTGAGCGCGTGATCCTTGATCTTTTTTCTCAATGGGGTTATCAGGAGGTGATCACCCCGCTCTTTGAATATCTGGATGTCTTTTCCCTTGGCGTGGGAGAGAACATTCTCGATCGCGCCTATAAGTTCGTTGATCGTGCCACCGGCCGAATAATGGTCCTTCGTCCAGACGTAACACCCCAGATTGCCCGTATTGCGGCGACGCTCCTAGGGGATCAGCCAAGGCCCCTTCGTTTGTGCTACTCGGCTAATGTATTTCGACATGAAGAGGAGCATGCCGGGCGAGAGCGGGAGATCTTTCAAGTTGGCGGGGAACTGATTGGCATATCTGATGTTGAGGCTGACGCGGAAATAATTTCGCTTGCCATTGAGATCCTGAAAAAAGTGGGTTTGAAATCGTTCAAGGTTTCTTTGGGCCAGATGGCATATACCCGTGGTATTCTCCAGTCATTCAGGTCCTCTCCGGCCTTCTTCCAGGAAGTTCTCCACTCCGTTGGGAAGAAAGAAGTCTCCCAACTCGAAGCGTTGCTCAGGAAAGGGAAGGTAGGTCTTAAAAAGCGCTTACAAATTATTGCCTTGCTGGATCTTTTTGGCGGAGAAGAGGTTTTTAAAAAAGCATCTCTTTTAACCGACTATCCCCCTTGCCGCATCGCACTGAAAAGACTAAAGGCGGTCTATAAAATTTTAAAGTCCGCTGGTTATCAGGATGATCTTCTGATTGATCTGGGCGAGGTTCGGGGTTTTGGCTACTACACCGGGACGATCTTTGAGATCTTTTCCGATGGGGTGGGATCAGAATTGGGTGGCGGAGGGCGCTATGATCAACTCCTTGAAAAGTTTGGTGCTCCTACGCCTTCGACCGGATTTGCCCTGCATATAGAACGGATACAAAAGGCACTGGAATTTACTGCGGGCCGGGACAGGGATTATTCTTCAGCTGACTTCCTGCTCCTGCATTCGCCTGCGGGAGCCGAGGGGGCTTCGGCGCTTTCCCGTCAACTCAGGCAACATGGTTTTCGAGTCGTCTGTAAGACTCGCCTTAAAGAGGGGCAGGGCTGGACCGTAGAGAAGCTTGCCTCTTTTGTTTCAGATGCGCGGAGGCAGCAGATCAAGAAAATCCTTGTCCTGGAGAATGGGAGTGCTCGAGGGCGCATTCGTTCCGTCGATGTAAGATCCGGCGTCGAACAGAAAGTGAATCTCAAGGAGGTTATGGCGCAGGGTCCTCCAAGGCGGGTTTAA
- a CDS encoding phosphoglycerate dehydrogenase, translated as MKVLVSDSLSGSGIEILKNAGLTVDIKTGMSPAELIEVIPEYDGIVIRSGTKVVKEVVDAAKNLKVIGRAGSGLDNVDIPAATKRGIVVMNTPGGNTVTTAEHTMAMIISMARRVPQADASIKAGKWEKKKFMGIELFHKTIGIIGLGAIGSHVAKLAQGMMMTVLAYDAYLSPENAREMGVEVVDLETLYARSDIITIHTPLTPETKHLINAASIEKMKDGVRIVNCARGGIVNEEDLFEAMKRGKVAAAAFDVFEKEPVDPANPLIGLENFICTPHLGAATKEAQENVAVAVAEQVADLLVRQVVRFAVNLPSVPPDLLPKVRPYIELAEKLGSFIGQTVEGGIEEVTIEYHGEAAEIEPAPMTVAALKGLLSPILEEPVNSVNAPGIAKERGIKVDEAKSSQAGNFSSLIRIRVKAGDQVKTVSGAIFNKSEPRIVEIDQMSLEVIPEGVMIYLHNEDKPGVIGGLGNLLAERQINISRMQLGREQVGGKAISVVGIDAPLTPESLEEIKAIPHVLSVKQVAL; from the coding sequence ATGAAGGTACTAGTCAGTGATTCCCTTTCGGGAAGCGGTATTGAAATTCTAAAAAATGCGGGTTTGACGGTTGACATCAAGACGGGAATGAGTCCGGCAGAACTGATCGAAGTCATTCCGGAATATGACGGTATCGTGATTCGGAGCGGGACAAAGGTCGTTAAAGAGGTGGTCGATGCGGCAAAAAACCTGAAGGTCATCGGCCGTGCCGGATCCGGACTGGACAACGTGGATATCCCGGCCGCTACCAAGCGGGGCATCGTTGTCATGAATACGCCCGGCGGTAATACCGTTACCACGGCTGAACATACCATGGCCATGATCATTTCCATGGCGCGTCGGGTTCCCCAGGCGGACGCCTCCATTAAGGCCGGGAAGTGGGAAAAGAAAAAGTTTATGGGGATCGAACTCTTTCATAAGACGATCGGAATCATTGGCTTAGGGGCGATTGGAAGCCATGTGGCGAAATTGGCCCAGGGAATGATGATGACGGTTCTGGCCTATGATGCTTATCTTTCTCCCGAAAATGCGCGGGAGATGGGCGTGGAGGTGGTTGATCTGGAAACACTCTATGCCCGGTCTGATATTATTACGATCCACACCCCCCTGACCCCTGAAACGAAACATTTGATCAATGCCGCGTCGATTGAAAAGATGAAAGACGGTGTTCGTATTGTGAACTGTGCCAGGGGAGGGATTGTGAATGAAGAAGACCTCTTTGAAGCGATGAAGAGGGGCAAAGTTGCGGCGGCGGCCTTTGATGTTTTTGAGAAGGAACCTGTTGATCCGGCGAATCCGTTGATCGGCCTGGAAAACTTTATCTGTACCCCTCATCTCGGAGCGGCGACGAAAGAAGCCCAGGAGAATGTTGCCGTCGCGGTTGCAGAGCAGGTTGCAGATTTATTGGTTCGTCAGGTGGTCCGCTTTGCGGTCAATCTCCCCTCGGTTCCCCCGGATCTCCTCCCGAAGGTGAGACCTTATATCGAATTGGCGGAGAAGCTTGGGTCGTTTATCGGACAGACGGTTGAAGGCGGAATTGAAGAAGTGACCATTGAATATCACGGCGAGGCGGCAGAGATTGAACCTGCCCCGATGACCGTTGCGGCCCTCAAGGGCCTCTTAAGCCCGATCCTGGAAGAGCCTGTGAATTCTGTCAATGCGCCGGGCATTGCCAAAGAGCGAGGCATTAAGGTGGATGAGGCAAAGAGCTCTCAGGCAGGGAATTTTTCGAGTCTGATCCGTATTCGGGTCAAGGCGGGGGATCAGGTCAAAACGGTTTCCGGCGCCATATTCAATAAGAGCGAACCGAGGATCGTCGAAATCGATCAGATGTCGCTGGAAGTGATCCCTGAAGGGGTGATGATCTACCTGCACAATGAAGATAAGCCGGGTGTGATCGGCGGGCTCGGAAATCTTCTGGCTGAGAGACAGATTAACATCTCCCGCATGCAATTGGGTCGAGAGCAAGTGGGCGGAAAGGCTATTTCAGTCGTGGGTATTGATGCGCCCCTCACACCCGAATCCTTAGAGGAAATTAAAGCAATTCCTCATGTCCTTTCTGTGAAACAGGTTGCCTTGTAA
- a CDS encoding twin-arginine translocase TatA/TatE family subunit, producing the protein MFGIGMPELLILLLIILVIFGAGKLPEIGSGLGKAIRGFKKGVSEPDEIDITPDKKKDENKGEEENDS; encoded by the coding sequence ATGTTTGGAATTGGGATGCCGGAGTTGCTTATTCTCCTCCTGATCATCCTCGTCATTTTTGGGGCTGGCAAGTTGCCTGAAATCGGGAGCGGCCTTGGAAAAGCCATCCGAGGTTTTAAAAAGGGCGTGTCGGAGCCTGATGAAATAGACATCACCCCCGACAAAAAAAAAGATGAAAACAAGGGAGAGGAAGAGAATGACTCATAA
- the dnaB gene encoding replicative DNA helicase, with protein sequence MSSTDVSIQKLPPQNLEAEQAVLAAILLDNQAFNKVVEILSPEDFYKESHRKIFSALQGLDNEGEAIDLITLSDHLRKKDQLEKVGGSPYLTELLNSIPTAANVRLHANIVHEKAILRHLIGIATNIVTEGYEDQGKVGDLLDRAERSIFSISDKTMRSSFSPMKELVPMGFEIIERLADHKLTGLPTFHKDLDQLMSGLQPSDLIIVAGRPSMGKTAFALGIAQNIAVRGAGTVGIFSLEMSKEQLVLRMLCSEARVDAHKLRSGFLGRPGNDNWKKLIKAAGRLNDAPIFIDDTPAMTILEMRAKARRLKAEHNLSLLIVDYLQLMRGRGDAGSREQEISDISRSLKGLAKELRIPVIALSQLSRAVESRPEKKKRPILADLRESGAIEQDADVVLFIYREEVYDPCKCPREGECVCGRKGKAEIIIGKQRNGPIDDIPMTFIDRYTRFEDRDPSRDDFSTISI encoded by the coding sequence ATGTCCTCAACAGATGTATCCATCCAAAAACTACCTCCTCAAAATCTGGAAGCCGAGCAAGCGGTTCTGGCAGCGATTCTCCTCGACAATCAGGCCTTCAACAAGGTTGTGGAGATTCTCAGTCCTGAAGATTTTTACAAGGAGAGCCACCGGAAAATATTTTCGGCTTTGCAAGGCCTCGACAATGAAGGTGAGGCAATCGATCTCATCACCTTGTCAGACCACCTAAGAAAAAAAGATCAATTGGAAAAAGTGGGAGGGAGTCCTTACCTGACGGAGCTCCTGAACAGTATCCCGACTGCGGCAAATGTGCGTCTTCACGCAAATATCGTTCACGAAAAGGCCATCCTAAGACATCTCATCGGTATTGCAACCAATATTGTGACAGAAGGTTATGAAGATCAGGGAAAGGTTGGAGACCTCCTGGACCGGGCTGAGCGGTCTATTTTTTCTATTTCAGACAAGACGATGCGCTCTTCCTTCTCGCCAATGAAAGAGTTGGTCCCTATGGGCTTTGAAATTATTGAGCGACTTGCCGATCACAAACTGACAGGGCTGCCCACCTTTCATAAAGATCTGGACCAGTTGATGTCTGGGCTTCAGCCTTCTGACCTTATTATTGTTGCCGGCCGACCGTCGATGGGGAAAACGGCATTCGCTTTGGGAATTGCTCAGAATATTGCGGTACGGGGGGCCGGGACCGTCGGAATATTCAGTTTGGAGATGTCGAAGGAGCAGTTGGTTCTCCGGATGCTCTGTTCTGAGGCGAGAGTCGATGCGCACAAGCTCCGTTCCGGGTTTCTGGGGCGGCCTGGGAATGATAACTGGAAGAAGTTGATCAAGGCGGCGGGAAGATTAAACGATGCACCGATTTTTATTGATGATACCCCTGCGATGACGATCCTGGAGATGCGGGCAAAAGCCAGGCGCTTGAAGGCGGAACACAATCTCAGCCTCTTGATCGTAGATTACCTCCAACTGATGAGAGGTCGGGGAGATGCCGGAAGCCGGGAGCAGGAAATATCTGATATCTCACGCTCACTCAAAGGGTTGGCAAAAGAACTCCGTATCCCAGTCATTGCCCTCTCACAGCTTTCCCGGGCCGTTGAGTCAAGACCGGAAAAGAAAAAAAGACCTATTCTGGCTGATCTTCGCGAATCCGGAGCCATCGAACAGGATGCCGATGTCGTTCTTTTTATCTATCGGGAGGAGGTCTATGATCCATGTAAGTGCCCTCGGGAGGGAGAGTGTGTCTGTGGAAGAAAAGGAAAAGCGGAGATTATCATCGGAAAACAACGGAATGGACCGATTGATGATATTCCCATGACTTTTATTGATCGCTATACCCGTTTTGAGGACAGGGACCCTTCACGAGACGATTTCTCAACGATATCAATTTGA